One window from the genome of Octopus sinensis unplaced genomic scaffold, ASM634580v1 Contig18478, whole genome shotgun sequence encodes:
- the LOC115231430 gene encoding uncharacterized protein LOC115231430: protein MVERFHRQLKASIKAAPDSSHWLEHLPLILLGIRSTVKEELGYTPAELVYGTAFTLPGQMIEPVSQDFPDPHVHRLRTSMSQLSPSDPRQQNVVSRVPKDINTWTHVFVRNDGIPSQLRPPYSGPYKVIKREPKYFVLDIGGKRNTVSIDRLKEAFLEEDLHAVPSFPRTDSTTPANTTDFAQPRHTKSGRTVRWPARFVQVFR from the coding sequence ATGGTCGAACGCTTTCACCGCCAACTCAAGGCATCTATCAAAGCAGCTCCAGACAGTTCTCACTGGTTGGAACATCTCCCTCTCATCCTCCTTGGAATTCGATCCACGGTTAAGGAAGAACTGGGATATACTCCGGCTGAACTCGTTTATGGCACAGCATTCACCTTACCTGGGCAGATGATCGAACCTGTTTCACAAGACTTTCCTGACCCACATGTGCACCGATTACGGACATCCATGTCGCAGTTATCACCTTCAGACCCCAGACAACAGAACGTCGTTTCACGTGTCCCAAAAGATATCAACACTTGGACTCATGTTTTCGTGAGGAATGATGGGATACCATCTCAACTTCGACCACCATATTCCGGGCCCTACAAGGTTATCAAAAGAGAACCCAAGTATTTCGTCCTCGATATTGGAGGTAAACGAAATACAGTCTCGATTGATCGTTTAAAAGAAGCCTTCCTCGAGGAGGACTTACATGCAGTTCCCTCCTTTCCTCGAACAGACTCAACAACTCCAGCAAACACCACAGATTTTGCACAACCTCGACACACCAAATCGGGAAGAACAGTTCGATGGCCAGCAAGGTTCGTGCAAGTTTTTCGG